The Nocardioides pantholopis genome window below encodes:
- a CDS encoding DUF5998 family protein: MRSRTDDRDHALDLRDAIHRTGYYPEVVAAGVESAVAGEQVVSFFVHHEPTFEHDEVRRHLSVVVLTPSRLVLAHTDEHTGDDLLPEPYTSTSTEAISLSAVKSVVVTRMVANPTSGPSFPAEAVVTIGWGGVARVDLEPAGCNDPNCDADHGYTGVLASDDFSLRVSAAADGGDAVAGLLAFAESLSARTQTT; encoded by the coding sequence ATGCGCAGCAGGACCGACGACCGCGACCATGCCCTCGACCTGAGGGATGCCATCCACCGCACCGGCTACTACCCGGAGGTCGTGGCCGCCGGCGTCGAGTCCGCGGTGGCGGGGGAGCAGGTGGTCTCGTTCTTCGTGCACCACGAGCCGACCTTCGAGCACGACGAGGTGCGCCGCCACCTCAGCGTCGTCGTCCTGACCCCGTCCCGGCTGGTGCTGGCCCACACCGACGAGCACACCGGTGACGACCTGCTCCCCGAGCCGTACACGTCCACCTCGACCGAGGCGATCAGCCTCTCGGCGGTGAAGTCGGTGGTGGTGACCCGGATGGTCGCCAACCCGACCTCGGGCCCGTCCTTCCCGGCGGAGGCCGTGGTGACGATCGGCTGGGGCGGCGTCGCCCGGGTCGACCTGGAACCGGCCGGCTGCAACGACCCCAACTGCGACGCCGACCACGGGTACACCGGCGTCCTGGCCTCCGACGACTTCTCGCTGCGGGTCTCCGCGGCCGCGGACGGCGGCGACGCGGTCGCCGGCCTGCTCGCCTTCGCCGAGTCGCTCTCGGCGCGCACCCAGACCACATGA
- a CDS encoding alkaline phosphatase family protein: MSEAGFVAPAYGERSLGDVVPAVAAALGLPLGPAPTDLVLPDAPAYVVFLVDGLGARQLERYAHAAPYLSSLMTAPGTAGVPSTTATSLTSLGTGLVPGAHGVVGFTSRVPGTDRLLNALMWSKDVDPEQWQPHPTAFTRLQRAGAQVTVVNKSSFADSGLTRAAHRGGAFVPADTIGERIAAALEATATGPSLTYLYDSDLDSTGHRHGVASMDWLQQLSSIDAEAEQLREALAPSTRLVVVADHGMVDSPAASRTDVDERLELRDGVVLLGGEARFRHLYCARGAVDDVLATWRSVLGDHAEVLTREDAIARGWFGAVDPTVLPRLGDVLVASRGDHGVFSSVDFGYETTLVGLHGSLTPEEMLIPILVD, translated from the coding sequence ATGAGCGAGGCCGGCTTCGTCGCGCCGGCGTACGGGGAGCGCTCGCTGGGTGACGTGGTGCCGGCGGTCGCCGCGGCCCTCGGGCTGCCCCTGGGCCCGGCGCCCACGGACCTGGTGCTGCCGGACGCCCCGGCGTACGTCGTGTTCCTCGTCGACGGCCTCGGGGCCCGCCAGCTGGAGCGCTACGCCCACGCGGCGCCGTACCTGTCCTCGCTGATGACCGCGCCCGGCACCGCCGGGGTGCCCTCGACGACGGCGACCAGCCTCACCTCGCTCGGCACCGGGCTGGTTCCCGGCGCCCACGGCGTCGTCGGCTTCACCTCGCGGGTGCCCGGCACCGACCGGCTGCTCAACGCGCTGATGTGGAGCAAGGACGTCGACCCCGAGCAGTGGCAGCCGCACCCGACCGCGTTCACCCGGCTGCAGCGCGCCGGTGCGCAGGTGACGGTCGTGAACAAGAGCAGCTTCGCCGACAGCGGGCTGACCCGGGCGGCCCACCGCGGCGGCGCCTTCGTCCCCGCCGACACGATCGGCGAGCGGATCGCGGCGGCCCTGGAGGCGACGGCCACCGGCCCGTCGCTGACCTACCTCTACGACAGCGACCTGGACTCGACCGGGCACCGGCACGGCGTGGCATCCATGGACTGGCTCCAGCAGCTCTCCAGCATCGACGCGGAGGCCGAGCAGCTGCGTGAGGCGCTGGCGCCCTCCACCCGGCTGGTCGTGGTCGCCGACCACGGCATGGTCGACTCCCCGGCGGCGAGCCGCACCGACGTCGACGAGCGGCTCGAGCTGCGCGACGGGGTGGTCCTGCTCGGCGGCGAGGCCCGCTTCCGGCACCTCTACTGCGCCCGCGGTGCGGTCGACGACGTCCTGGCGACCTGGCGCTCGGTGCTCGGGGACCACGCCGAGGTGCTGACCCGCGAGGACGCGATCGCCCGCGGCTGGTTCGGGGCCGTCGACCCGACAGTGCTGCCTCGGCTCGGGGACGTCCTGGTCGCCAGCCGCGGCGACCACGGGGTCTTCTCCAGCGTCGACTTTGGCTACGAGACCACGCTCGTGGGCCTGCACGGCTCGCTGACGCCCGAGGAGATGCTGATCCCGATCCTGGTGGACTGA
- a CDS encoding thymidine kinase encodes MAELQFFTGTMDSGKSTLALQTNHNHAARGRAGRIFTAHDRSGDAVVSSRLGLTHEALEVDADFDFWRYVVDSLTQGGRIDYLVCDEAQFYTRAQVDQLAKLVDELQIDVFAFGILTDFRTALFEGSQRLVELADRMHVLQVEALCWCGKRATHNARTEHGVMVTEGDVIVVGDVEERNAGPAGDEHVAYEVLCRQHHRRHLTAARAQAVSMAPEPLPFG; translated from the coding sequence GTGGCCGAACTGCAGTTCTTCACCGGGACCATGGACTCCGGCAAGAGCACGCTGGCACTCCAGACCAACCACAACCACGCCGCCCGCGGCCGCGCGGGGCGGATCTTCACCGCGCACGACCGGTCGGGTGACGCCGTCGTGTCCAGCCGGCTGGGACTGACCCACGAGGCGCTCGAGGTCGACGCGGACTTCGACTTCTGGCGCTACGTCGTGGACTCGCTCACCCAGGGCGGGCGGATCGACTACCTGGTCTGCGACGAGGCGCAGTTCTACACCCGCGCCCAGGTCGACCAGCTGGCCAAGCTGGTCGACGAGCTCCAGATCGACGTCTTCGCCTTCGGCATCCTCACCGACTTCCGCACCGCGCTGTTCGAGGGCAGCCAGCGGCTGGTCGAGCTGGCCGACCGGATGCACGTGCTGCAGGTCGAGGCGCTGTGCTGGTGCGGCAAGCGCGCCACCCACAACGCCCGCACCGAGCACGGGGTGATGGTGACCGAGGGCGACGTGATCGTCGTCGGCGACGTCGAGGAGCGCAACGCCGGCCCGGCCGGGGACGAGCACGTCGCGTACGAGGTGCTGTGCCGCCAGCACCACCGCCGCCACCTCACCGCCGCCCGGGCCCAGGCGGTCAGCATGGCGCCCGAGCCGCTGCCGTTCGGCTGA
- the sepH gene encoding septation protein SepH: MAHLRLSGVSGDGKRLLLTDETGQEHDLEIDGRIRDAVRDHSRARRGETPMESTLRPRDIQARIRAGETPEAVAEAAQTTVDRIMAFAAPVLAEREHVAQRAQRSTVRRRSEGSGTARTLGEAVTAQLRSVNVDPDTVEWDAWRREDNRWTLAAGYAAAERSGTAHFTFDMPGSYVVLDDDDARWLVGDLVGSPEPAPVHDDLGRARQRRLSAVRGDDDELPLGVDAIELVRDESGSPEAPVEAFLEEQPGLDETALVEEAADAAAQDEDPEPEVAPEPEPEPAPPVRRSVRKRGGRASVPSWDEIMFGGGKQE, translated from the coding sequence ATGGCGCACCTCAGGCTCAGCGGCGTGAGCGGGGACGGCAAGCGGCTCCTGCTGACCGACGAGACGGGCCAGGAGCACGACCTGGAGATCGACGGCCGCATCCGGGACGCGGTGCGCGACCACAGCCGTGCACGACGAGGGGAGACACCGATGGAGAGCACCTTGCGACCCCGGGACATCCAGGCGCGCATCCGCGCCGGGGAGACGCCCGAGGCGGTCGCGGAGGCGGCCCAGACCACGGTGGACCGGATCATGGCGTTCGCCGCGCCCGTGCTCGCCGAGCGCGAGCACGTCGCCCAGCGCGCCCAGCGCTCGACCGTACGCCGGCGCAGCGAGGGCTCGGGCACCGCCCGCACCCTCGGCGAGGCCGTCACCGCGCAGCTGCGCTCGGTCAACGTCGACCCGGACACGGTCGAGTGGGACGCCTGGCGCCGCGAGGACAACCGCTGGACGCTGGCCGCCGGGTACGCCGCCGCCGAGCGCTCCGGCACCGCGCACTTCACCTTCGACATGCCCGGCAGCTACGTCGTCCTCGACGACGACGACGCCCGCTGGCTAGTCGGCGACCTGGTCGGCTCCCCCGAGCCGGCGCCCGTCCACGACGACCTCGGGCGGGCCCGCCAGCGACGGCTCTCGGCCGTGCGCGGCGACGACGACGAGCTGCCGCTCGGCGTGGACGCCATCGAGCTGGTGCGCGACGAGTCCGGCTCCCCCGAGGCGCCGGTCGAGGCCTTCCTCGAGGAGCAGCCCGGCCTGGACGAGACAGCGCTCGTCGAGGAGGCCGCCGACGCGGCCGCCCAGGACGAGGACCCCGAGCCCGAGGTCGCCCCCGAGCCCGAGCCCGAGCCGGCCCCGCCGGTGCGACGGTCGGTGCGCAAGCGCGGCGGGCGCGCCTCGGTCCCGAGCTGGGACGAGATCATGTTCGGCGGCGGCAAGCAGGAGTGA
- a CDS encoding bifunctional acetate--CoA ligase family protein/GNAT family N-acetyltransferase, with protein sequence MTEEEGAATAPAHWEADVLLRDGRTAHIRPIGPEDADLLVDFYDKRVSDQSKYYRFFSPMPHLSERDVRRFTHVDHVDRVAFVLTLSGQMIAVGRYDVVKPGEAEVAFLVEDRHQGRGIAQVLLEHLAQAGRERGVEKFVAEVLPDNSRMIQTFRDAGYHVASEYEDGVIALEFPIESTDTAIGIMLDREHQAEAASIHKFFNPRSVAVIGASRRQETIGQALVRNLVTGDFTGRVYAVNPNSSAVSGLPAYSSVSEIPDEVDLAIVAVPAEAVEDVVLDCAAKGVHGLVVISSGFAETGEEGRQRQRRLVGLSRSYGLRLIGPNALGIINTGAGVSLNASLSPLMPPRGRAGFFCQSGALGSAILEKVNNRGLGLSTFVSAGNRADVSGNDLLQYWEEDDSTEVVLLYLESIGNPRKFSRITRRVSQRKPIIAVRSGRTTQGVPMGHAVRRIAAPPQALDAMFRQSGVIQVGSLEEMFDVAQLLAHQPLPRGRRVAIVGNSDALGLLAADAAASVGLVVNKSIALSAEPSAEDFEDALDTAIDDPEIDAVVAVYIPPLNVSGEDVANVLAAVGEQSDKPLVSSFLGAEGVPELLRVPDVAGSTAGRGSVPSYPAVEAAVRALAHVVDYAMWLRTPDGPVPEPAEVDRVAAQRLIDAALARAPQGTDLDHAELTELLAAYGVELWSTTHVASAEEAVAAGETLGWDVVLKATAEHLLERPDLAHVWRNIDGAAEMRVAWESLEESIGAPETAGYVVQKNARPGVPIAIRSIEDPLFGPVMSFGISGPLTELVADKSYRIPPLTPRDASQMVREIKAAPMLFGYRGSDVADVAEVERLIRQVAQLQNDFPQIRSLELSLVLAGPTGCSVLTASARVEPVTDPRSDWFVRRLSALPGDTLSPA encoded by the coding sequence GTGACCGAGGAGGAGGGCGCCGCGACCGCGCCCGCGCACTGGGAGGCCGACGTCCTGCTCCGTGACGGGCGGACGGCGCACATCCGACCGATCGGGCCGGAGGACGCCGACCTGCTCGTCGACTTCTACGACAAGCGGGTCTCCGACCAGTCGAAGTACTACCGGTTCTTCTCCCCGATGCCGCACCTCTCCGAGCGCGACGTGCGCCGCTTCACCCACGTCGACCACGTGGACCGGGTGGCGTTCGTGCTGACGCTGTCGGGCCAGATGATCGCGGTGGGCCGCTACGACGTGGTCAAGCCGGGGGAGGCCGAGGTCGCGTTCCTGGTCGAGGACCGCCACCAGGGCCGGGGCATCGCCCAGGTGCTGCTCGAGCACCTCGCCCAGGCCGGCCGGGAGCGCGGCGTGGAGAAGTTCGTCGCCGAGGTGCTCCCCGACAACAGCCGGATGATCCAGACGTTCCGCGACGCCGGCTACCACGTGGCCAGCGAGTACGAGGACGGCGTGATCGCGCTGGAGTTCCCGATCGAGTCCACCGACACCGCGATCGGGATCATGCTCGACCGCGAGCACCAGGCCGAGGCCGCCTCGATCCACAAGTTCTTCAACCCCCGCTCGGTCGCGGTGATCGGCGCCAGCCGGCGCCAGGAGACGATCGGCCAGGCGCTGGTGCGCAACCTGGTGACCGGCGACTTCACCGGCCGCGTGTACGCCGTGAACCCCAACTCCTCCGCGGTCTCCGGGCTCCCGGCGTACTCCTCGGTCAGCGAGATCCCCGACGAGGTCGACCTCGCGATCGTCGCGGTCCCGGCGGAGGCGGTCGAGGACGTCGTCCTGGACTGCGCCGCCAAGGGCGTGCACGGGCTGGTCGTGATCTCCTCGGGCTTCGCCGAGACCGGCGAGGAGGGCCGCCAGCGGCAGCGCCGGCTGGTCGGGCTCTCGCGCTCCTACGGGCTGCGGCTGATCGGCCCGAACGCGCTGGGCATCATCAACACCGGTGCCGGGGTCTCCCTCAACGCCTCGCTCTCGCCGCTGATGCCGCCGCGCGGCCGGGCCGGGTTCTTCTGCCAGTCCGGTGCGCTGGGCTCGGCGATCCTGGAGAAGGTCAACAACCGGGGCCTGGGCCTCTCGACGTTCGTCAGCGCCGGCAACCGGGCCGACGTCTCCGGCAACGACCTGCTCCAGTACTGGGAGGAGGACGACAGCACCGAGGTGGTCCTGCTCTACCTGGAGTCGATCGGCAACCCGCGCAAGTTCTCCCGGATCACCCGCCGGGTCTCCCAGCGCAAGCCGATCATCGCGGTCCGCTCCGGCCGGACCACCCAGGGCGTGCCGATGGGGCACGCCGTACGCCGGATCGCGGCGCCGCCGCAGGCCCTGGACGCGATGTTCCGCCAGTCCGGGGTGATCCAGGTCGGGTCGCTGGAGGAGATGTTCGACGTCGCCCAGCTCCTCGCCCACCAGCCGCTGCCGCGCGGGCGCCGGGTCGCGATCGTCGGCAACTCCGACGCGCTCGGGCTGCTGGCCGCCGACGCCGCGGCGTCGGTCGGGCTCGTGGTCAACAAGTCGATCGCGCTGAGCGCGGAGCCGTCCGCCGAGGACTTCGAGGACGCGCTGGACACCGCCATCGACGACCCCGAGATCGACGCGGTGGTCGCGGTCTACATCCCGCCGCTCAACGTCTCCGGCGAGGACGTCGCGAACGTCCTGGCAGCCGTCGGCGAGCAGTCCGACAAGCCCCTGGTCTCCTCCTTCCTCGGCGCCGAGGGCGTGCCGGAGCTGCTCCGCGTCCCCGACGTCGCCGGCTCCACCGCCGGACGCGGCTCGGTGCCGTCCTACCCCGCCGTCGAGGCCGCGGTGCGGGCGCTGGCCCACGTCGTCGACTACGCGATGTGGCTGCGCACCCCCGACGGCCCGGTGCCCGAGCCGGCCGAGGTCGACCGGGTCGCCGCCCAGCGCCTCATCGACGCCGCGCTGGCGCGCGCGCCGCAGGGCACCGACCTCGACCACGCCGAGCTCACCGAGCTGCTCGCGGCGTACGGCGTCGAGCTGTGGTCGACCACCCACGTCGCCAGCGCCGAGGAGGCCGTGGCGGCCGGCGAGACGCTCGGGTGGGACGTGGTGCTCAAGGCGACCGCCGAGCACCTCCTGGAGCGTCCCGACCTGGCCCACGTGTGGCGCAACATCGACGGCGCCGCCGAGATGCGGGTGGCGTGGGAGTCGCTCGAGGAGAGCATCGGCGCCCCGGAGACGGCCGGGTACGTCGTGCAGAAGAACGCCCGCCCGGGTGTCCCGATCGCGATCCGCAGCATCGAGGACCCGCTGTTCGGGCCGGTGATGTCCTTTGGGATCTCCGGCCCGCTGACCGAGCTGGTGGCCGACAAGTCCTACCGGATCCCGCCGCTGACCCCGCGCGATGCCTCGCAGATGGTGCGCGAGATCAAGGCGGCCCCGATGCTCTTCGGCTACCGCGGCAGCGACGTGGCCGACGTGGCGGAGGTCGAGCGGCTGATCCGCCAGGTCGCCCAGCTCCAGAACGACTTCCCGCAGATCCGCTCCCTCGAGCTCTCGCTGGTGCTCGCCGGCCCGACCGGCTGCTCGGTGCTCACCGCGTCGGCGCGGGTGGAGCCGGTCACCGACCCCCGCTCGGACTGGTTCGTGCGCCGGCTCTCCGCGCTCCCGGGGGACACGCTGTCCCCGGCCTGA
- a CDS encoding sulfurtransferase: MTGPLISTRELRDLLDAGTPVTVLDVRYRLGGPPGAQEYAAGHVPGAAYVDLDADLAAPAGAGGRHPLPDPADFEAAMRRVGVRDDRPVVVYDDWSGHAAARCWWLLRHHGHGDVRVLNGAWAAWVADGGPVEVAPAQPEAGDFTARPGAMPVVGPEEVPDVAVLVDARAPERYRGESEPVDPVAGHIPGAVNVPTITNLGADGRFRPADQLRALYAAAGVTGDEPVAAYCGSGVTAAHDVLALELAGIRAALYPGSWSGWITDPTRPVERG, encoded by the coding sequence ATGACCGGACCGCTGATCTCCACCCGCGAGCTGCGTGACCTCCTCGACGCGGGCACGCCCGTGACCGTGCTCGACGTGCGCTACCGGCTGGGCGGCCCGCCCGGGGCGCAGGAGTACGCCGCTGGCCACGTACCGGGCGCGGCGTACGTCGACCTCGACGCGGACCTGGCTGCGCCTGCGGGTGCTGGCGGCCGGCACCCGCTGCCGGACCCGGCGGACTTCGAGGCCGCCATGCGCCGGGTCGGCGTGCGCGACGACCGGCCGGTCGTGGTCTACGACGACTGGTCCGGCCATGCGGCGGCCCGCTGCTGGTGGCTGCTGCGCCACCACGGCCACGGCGACGTGCGGGTGCTGAACGGCGCCTGGGCGGCGTGGGTGGCCGATGGCGGCCCGGTCGAGGTCGCGCCGGCGCAGCCCGAGGCCGGCGACTTCACCGCCCGGCCGGGAGCGATGCCGGTGGTGGGCCCCGAGGAGGTGCCGGACGTCGCGGTCCTGGTCGACGCCCGTGCGCCGGAGCGCTACCGCGGCGAGTCCGAGCCGGTGGACCCGGTCGCGGGGCACATCCCCGGTGCGGTCAACGTCCCGACGATCACGAACCTGGGCGCCGACGGCCGGTTCCGGCCGGCCGACCAGCTGCGGGCGCTGTACGCCGCGGCCGGGGTCACCGGGGACGAGCCGGTGGCGGCGTACTGCGGTTCCGGGGTGACCGCTGCGCACGACGTGCTGGCCCTGGAGCTGGCCGGGATCCGCGCCGCGCTCTACCCGGGCAGCTGGAGCGGGTGGATCACCGACCCAACCCGGCCGGTCGAGCGCGGCTGA
- a CDS encoding ATP-binding cassette domain-containing protein, which yields MSELAIETHALVKTFGDNRAVDGVDLAIRTGGVYGVLGPNGAGKTTTIRMLATLLEPTDGTAIVLGHDVVREAAQVRAKVALTGQFASLDEDLTGLENLTLLARMYGYRAAAARRRAAELLEAFDLADAAKRQVKAYSGGMRRRIDVAGSLVVRPDLIFLDEPTTGLDPRSRNQVWEIVRALVGAGTTVLLTTQYLEEADQLADRIAVIDHGRVIAEGTSGELKASVGSGALHVRVADPATRDEVARLLGTALAAEAVLESDPAAVSLRVSEPEGVAAALHRVGEQGYRISEYALGQPSLDEVFLALTGRPAEEASIPTEEVPA from the coding sequence ATGAGCGAGCTGGCGATCGAGACCCACGCCCTGGTGAAGACCTTCGGTGACAACCGGGCCGTCGACGGGGTCGACCTGGCCATCCGGACCGGCGGCGTGTACGGCGTGCTGGGTCCCAATGGTGCGGGCAAGACCACGACGATCCGGATGCTGGCGACGCTGCTGGAGCCCACCGACGGCACGGCGATCGTGCTGGGTCACGACGTGGTCCGGGAGGCGGCGCAGGTGCGCGCCAAGGTGGCGCTGACCGGTCAGTTCGCCTCCCTGGACGAGGACCTCACCGGCCTCGAGAACCTCACCCTCCTGGCCCGGATGTACGGCTACCGAGCCGCCGCCGCCCGGCGCCGGGCGGCCGAGCTGCTGGAGGCGTTCGACCTCGCCGACGCCGCGAAGCGGCAGGTGAAGGCGTACTCCGGCGGCATGCGTCGGCGCATCGACGTCGCCGGCTCGCTGGTGGTGCGCCCCGACCTGATCTTCCTCGACGAGCCGACCACCGGGCTGGACCCGCGCAGCCGCAACCAGGTCTGGGAGATCGTGCGGGCGCTCGTCGGCGCCGGCACGACGGTGCTGCTCACCACGCAGTACCTCGAGGAGGCCGACCAGCTCGCGGACCGGATCGCGGTCATCGACCACGGCCGCGTCATCGCCGAGGGCACCAGCGGCGAGCTCAAGGCATCGGTCGGCTCCGGGGCGCTCCACGTCCGCGTGGCCGACCCGGCCACCCGCGACGAGGTGGCGCGGCTGCTCGGAACCGCGCTGGCTGCCGAGGCGGTGCTGGAGTCCGACCCCGCCGCGGTGAGCCTGCGGGTCAGCGAGCCCGAGGGGGTCGCCGCCGCGCTGCACCGGGTCGGCGAGCAGGGCTACCGGATCAGCGAGTACGCGCTGGGCCAGCCATCCCTGGACGAGGTGTTCCTCGCCCTGACCGGCCGTCCGGCCGAGGAAGCCAGCATCCCGACCGAGGAGGTCCCGGCATGA
- a CDS encoding trimeric intracellular cation channel family protein, which translates to MPTEPVGDPSTTVLLLDLVGIFVFAISGALVGVRKGLDVFGVLVLAGTTGLGGGFLRDVLIGAVPPAALADWRYLMVPIGAGLVTFVFHPTLGRMERTVNVFDAFGLALFCVTGAVKALEYGLGPVPAALMGMVTGIGGGMLRDLLAGRVPVIFRGELYATPALAGSIVAVLGTRADLPEVAVTLVGAAVCLVWRLLALWRNWQAPLPTGPASV; encoded by the coding sequence GTGCCGACGGAACCAGTGGGCGATCCCAGCACGACGGTCCTGCTGCTCGACCTGGTGGGTATCTTCGTCTTCGCGATCTCGGGCGCGCTCGTCGGGGTGCGCAAGGGCCTCGACGTGTTCGGGGTCCTGGTCCTGGCCGGCACCACCGGCCTGGGCGGTGGTTTCCTGCGCGACGTGCTCATCGGCGCGGTCCCGCCTGCGGCGCTCGCCGACTGGCGCTACCTGATGGTGCCGATCGGGGCCGGCCTGGTGACCTTCGTGTTCCACCCGACGCTGGGCCGGATGGAGCGCACCGTGAACGTGTTCGACGCGTTCGGGCTCGCGCTGTTCTGCGTCACCGGCGCGGTCAAGGCGCTCGAGTACGGGCTCGGTCCGGTCCCGGCGGCGCTGATGGGGATGGTCACCGGCATCGGGGGCGGGATGCTGCGCGACCTGCTGGCCGGCCGGGTCCCGGTGATCTTCCGCGGCGAGCTCTACGCGACGCCGGCGCTGGCCGGATCCATCGTGGCGGTCCTCGGCACCAGGGCCGACCTGCCCGAGGTCGCCGTCACCCTGGTGGGGGCCGCCGTGTGCCTGGTGTGGCGGCTGCTGGCGCTGTGGCGCAACTGGCAGGCGCCGCTGCCGACGGGGCCCGCCAGCGTCTGA
- a CDS encoding ABC transporter permease: MTTELTRPVERTADEQIRAAIGSAERPELPGAASSSISFAWRAMLKIKHVPEQLFDVTMFPIMFTLMFTFVFGGAIAGSPGDYLQYALPGILTQTVVFITMYTALTINTDIEKGVFDRFRALPVWRPSMLVGALLGDTVRYAIASFMVLVVGLIIGYRPPGGVLGVLAAVGLLLVFCFSLSWLWLIVGFKVRTPQAVMGVSMMVLFPLTFVSSVFAPPDTMPDWLEAFVDVNPVTLLNEAARGLMDDAPDGGDILLILVLSAAITAVFAPIALRLYNHKS, from the coding sequence ATGACCACCGAGCTGACCCGTCCCGTCGAGCGCACCGCCGACGAGCAGATCCGGGCCGCCATCGGCTCCGCCGAGCGTCCGGAGCTGCCCGGAGCGGCGAGCTCCTCGATCAGCTTCGCCTGGCGGGCGATGCTGAAGATCAAGCACGTCCCCGAGCAGCTCTTCGACGTGACGATGTTCCCGATCATGTTCACGCTGATGTTCACGTTCGTCTTCGGCGGCGCCATCGCCGGGTCGCCGGGCGACTACCTCCAGTACGCCCTGCCGGGCATCCTGACCCAGACGGTCGTCTTCATCACGATGTACACCGCCCTGACCATCAACACCGACATCGAGAAGGGCGTCTTCGACCGGTTCCGGGCGCTGCCGGTGTGGCGGCCCTCGATGCTCGTCGGCGCGCTGCTCGGCGACACGGTCCGCTACGCCATCGCCTCGTTCATGGTGCTGGTGGTCGGCCTGATCATCGGCTACCGGCCGCCCGGCGGCGTGCTCGGCGTCCTGGCGGCGGTCGGGCTGCTGCTGGTGTTCTGCTTCTCGCTGAGCTGGCTGTGGCTGATCGTGGGCTTCAAGGTCCGCACCCCCCAGGCGGTGATGGGGGTCTCGATGATGGTGCTGTTCCCGCTCACCTTCGTCAGCTCGGTCTTCGCGCCGCCCGACACCATGCCGGACTGGCTGGAGGCGTTCGTCGACGTCAACCCGGTCACGCTGCTCAACGAGGCGGCCCGCGGCCTGATGGACGACGCTCCCGACGGAGGCGACATCCTGCTGATCCTGGTGCTCTCCGCGGCGATCACCGCCGTGTTCGCCCCGATCGCGCTGCGGCTCTACAACCACAAGAGCTGA